The region CCCTGTGCCCGCGATGACCGGAATACGTCCGTCAGCCAGTTCCAGGGTCAGCATCACCACATCGCCGTGCTCGTCGTGGCTCAGCGTTGCGGATTCACCGGTAGTCCCTACCGAAACGATCGCCGAGGTTCCGTTGGCGACATGGTAATCAATGAGCTTCTTCATGCTTGACCGGCAGACATTACCTTTTTCATCCATCGGTGTAACAAGCGCGACAATACTTCCCGTGAACATGAGCCATCCTCTGTGCGAACAAGAGCCTCAATGTTACGTTTGGAACTGTAATAAAAGCAAGCGACCTGAGGCTCTCAGGCGGTTGTATGCATGTTTTTTTTATGCTTTCCTTAGGAAGACTTAACCATGCAAAGGAAGAACAGGTTTGACAACCTCATCACAACATTACCTGGTTATCACTGCGCTGGGTGCCGACAGGCCGGGTATCGTGAACACCATCACCCGTCACGTAAGCAGCTGCGGCTGTAATATCGAAGACAGCCGTCTGGCGATGCTTGGCGAAGAGTTCACATTTATTATGTTGCTTTCCGGGACATGGAACGCCATTACGTTGATTGAATCGACCCTGCCGCTGAAAGGGGCCGAACTGGATTTGCTGATTGTCATGAAGCGCACCACCGCGCGTCCGCGTCCGGCACTGCCTTCTACCGTCTGGGTACAGGTTGAAGTGCCTGATTCTCCGCATCTGATTGAGCGTTTCACGGCGCTTTTTGACAGCCATCAGATGAATATTGCCGAACTGGTATCCCGTACGCAGACAAGCGATGACCATGGTCTTCCGGTGCTGTTTATTCAAATTACCGCGCACAGCCCTGCCTCACAGGATGCGTCAAATATCGAGCAAGCGTTCAAAGCCCTCTGTACAGAATTAAACGCGCAGGGCAGTATAAGCGTCGTCAATTATTCGCAGCACGAACAGGATGGAGTTGAGTAATGAACCCACTGAAAGCCGGTGACATCGCACCGAAATTTAGCTTACCGGATCAAGACGGCGAGCAAGTAAATTTGACCGACTTCCAGGGACAGCGTGTTCTGGTCTATTTCTACCCGAAAGCCATGACCCCCGGCTGCACCGTACAGGCCTGCGG is a window of Enterobacter cloacae complex sp. ECNIH7 DNA encoding:
- a CDS encoding glycine cleavage system transcriptional repressor; this translates as MTTSSQHYLVITALGADRPGIVNTITRHVSSCGCNIEDSRLAMLGEEFTFIMLLSGTWNAITLIESTLPLKGAELDLLIVMKRTTARPRPALPSTVWVQVEVPDSPHLIERFTALFDSHQMNIAELVSRTQTSDDHGLPVLFIQITAHSPASQDASNIEQAFKALCTELNAQGSISVVNYSQHEQDGVE